AGCCGCTTGTGCTGTTTGGTGCGCGGGTCGAGGGTGTGCAGGTAGCCCCCCTGCTCGAAGACGACCAGCCCGCCGCCGGCATCGAGCGACTTCACGTCGTAGTCGGTGAACTTCGTCAGCTGCTCCAGCGCCTTGGAGCGTGTGTCGTACGCCCAGACGTTGTGCACGCCGTCGCGATCGGAGGCGAAGTACACCACGTCGCCGATCCACGCCGGGTCGATGTCCTTTGAGTCGGTCCACGCCGGCGCGGTGACGTCGTGCGTGGCGAGGTCGAAGATCCAGATCGCCCGGTTTTGCCCGCCGCGGTAGTTGCGCCGTTCGTCGTCCCACGAACCGTTCATGCGGTAGGCCACCCGCTTGCCGTCAGGCGCAATCTTCCCCTGCGCCGCGCGCGGCATGGGCATCGCCACCTCGATGTCGCCTTGCGGCGCGACGGTCCAGAAGCGGGGCTGCCCGTTAGGCGAGGTGCGCGACGACGAGAAGACCACGCGCGCGCCGTCCGGCGTCCACCCCTGGACCACGTCGGCGCCGGGGTGCCACGTGAGCCGTTTCGGCTCCCCACCCTCCGCCGCCACCACGTACACGTCGGTGTTGCCCGCGTACTGCCCGCTGAACGCGAGCCACTTGCCGTCGGGGGAAAACTTGGGATTCGTCGTCACCCCCTGGAACGAGGTCACGCGCCGCGCATCGCCGCCATCGCGCGCGGCAACCCAGATGTTGTTGGCGTAGGTAAAGGCCACCTGCGTGGCACTAATGCTGGGCTGCCGGAGAAGGCGGGTCTGCGCGCGGGCAGGAGCGGCAGGCATGGCGGCCAAGCCGCCCCACACCGCAAGGAGAATTCGACGGTCCATCGGGGGTGCCGGTGAGCGAGAAGGCCCCCGGCCATCGTGGCCGGGGGCCTCCTATCATGCGCGCTCGGGCGATCGTTGGCGAGGAGCTCGCCGTCCGTTGCGTGCCGATCCTACCAGCGAGATACCCGGTTCTCGCAGTAGTCGCGGATCCGGCGACGCTCCCGCAGCTCCTCCCAGCGCGAGTCGATCCGGTCCCAGCGATCGCGGCTCACGCGACGCCACATGTCGCGCTCGCACTCCCGAAACGCATCCCACTGATAGCGGTTCCAGCGCCGAGACCGGCGATCGAAGTCACGCTGCTCACGCCCCCACGCCCGCTGTTCGCGTTCCCACGCATCGTTGTCGCGACGACGATCGCGGTCGTTGCGGTCGACCCGACGGTCGCGGCTCCGATCCCAGTCCCACCGGTCATCGCGACCGCGCCCGTCGCGGCTGCGCGCGCGATCGTTGCGATCGCGGTCCATCTGGGCGTCGCGGGTGCGGCCGCGGACCTCGTCCTGGCTGGGCAAGCGCGACTGGGCGACACTCACGCGCGGCGACAGGGCCAGGATCGATGTGGCCATCAGGGCGAACACGGTGTTGCGCATGGTGCCTCCTGCGTGTTGGTCATTCGACCGGTATGCCTTCACGGAGCCCGGACGCTTGCTCGCGTCGCTCCGACGCTTCAGGGGGCAGCTTCGATGCCATTCGATGTCGCCATCCCGGGCCGCGCGTAAGTCGTTGCGGCCGCTCGCCGTGCGAGATCGGCCACCGCTCTCGCTCCCCGCTGTGTGTCGCCACGGGTGGACGCTTCGCTGTCCTCCGGCAGGCGAGGTTCCCGTCGCGCCCACGCGCAACGCCCCCCGAGCCGCCGGAGGACTGCCCGGTCCTGTGGCGCGCTTGGCGACTCCCTGACATTGTTGACGCACACAAGCCGATAGATGACGCCGGGCGGGGCGCGCATCATCTCTGCACGACCTCTCCGCCCAGGAGACCTAACGATGGCGTCGAGCGTTCCACCCCGCCCCGGCCACCGCACGCTGCGCGATCCCGTCTACGCGGAACGGCTGCGCTCCCTCGCGCTCCTCATCGGCAACACCCCGCTCCTCGCCGTCGACTTCACCTTTGGCGGCGAGTCGCGCACGGTATACGCCAAGCTCGAGTCGATGAACATGACGGGGAGCGTGAAGGACCGCATGGCGCTCCACATCCTCCGCACGGCCGCCGAGGAGGGGACGCTCACGCCGGCGTCGCTGATCGTCGAAGCCACCAGCGGCAACACCGGCATCTCGTTCTCCGCACTGGGACGCGCGCTGGGGCATCCGGTCGCGATCTACATGCCGGACTGGATGAGCAGCGAGCGCATCAACCTCATTCGCTCGTTCGGTGCCGACGTGCGGCTCGTGTCCCGCGCCGACGGCGGCTTCCTGGGTTCCATCGCGCTGGCCGAGGGGCACGCGGCGCGCACACCGGGCGCCTTCCTCCCGCGCCAGTTCGCCAACCAGGCCAACTGCGCGGCGCACGAACTCACCACCGGCCCCGAGCTGTGGTGGCAACTGGCGCCGCACGGCCTCGCTCCCGACGCCTTCGTTGCCGGCGTCGGCACCGGCGGGACGATCATGGGAACGGGACGCTACCTGCGCTCCAACGATCGCTCGGTGGCGCTCTACCCGGTGGAACCGGAGAACTCACCCACGCTCTCCACCGGGCACAAGGTCGGGCATCATCGCATCCAGGGGATCTCCGACGAGTTCATCCCGTCCATCGTCGACCTCGACTACCTCGACGATCCCATTGCCATCGACGATGGCGACGCGATCATCATGGCGCAGAAGCTGGCGCAGGACGTGGGGCTCGCCGTGGGGATCTCGTCAGGTGCAAACCTCCTGGCCTGCATCGTGGCGCAGGAGCGGCTGGGGCGCGACGCCGTCGTCTGCACCGTCTTCTCCGACAGCAACAAGAAGTACCTGTCGACGGACCTCATGCGCGAAGAGCCGGTGCGCGCCGACCACCTCTCGCGGCATGTGAAGGTGCATGGCTTCCGCGTGATCCCGCGCGCCTGCGCGCTGTGCAATCACGGCTCCGACGCGCTCATCGAGCCGGACGAGTCCACACCCGCTTCGTCGGAAGCGCCTCCCGATCAATGATCGCCCCGCGCGCCACGACGGTGTCGAGGCGCCGGATGTTCCTGATGTCGGCCAGCGGGTCGGCGCCCAGCACCAGGAGGTCTGCCGACTTGCCGCGCTCCAGCGTCCCGTACTCCGCGAGCGCCTTGCTGGCCAGCGCGCCATTGCGCGTGGCGGCGACGAGCGCTTCCATGGGCGTCATCCCCAGCTCCACCAGCCCCTCGATCGCGGCGATCGAGCCGCTCCCCGGATCCTGCCACGCCGGCTTGGGGTCGCGCCGGAACTCGGGGGCCAGCCCCAGGTAGTTGTCGGTGGCGATCGTCGTCACGCACCCCGCCTTGATGAGCTTCTGCGCGTTGGCGCGCCGGATGGCCATGCCGCGATCGCCCTGGTCGCGCCGCTTCTCGGCCTCGGTGAGGTCGCGCTGCGCGGTGCCCCGGGCGCGCGCCGAGTCGACGCGTGCCTGACGAGTGGAGTCGTCGCGCCGCCGCTTGGTCTCGTATTCCATCCACGGCGCGCCGGTCATCGTGTTCACGAGCATGGCACAGACGACCTTGCGATCGACGAACTCGCGCACGACCTCGTCGGACATCGGGACGTCGAGCACCTCCGGGTGCTGCACGAGATCGACGCCGGCGCGCAGCGAGATCAACAGCCCCTCCGGCGTGGTGGAGTGCGTCTCGGCCACGAGGGCGCGCTTGTGCACTTCGTCCACGATGGCGCGCTGTGCCCGCTCGCTGAAGCCGATGAAGACGGGAAAGCCGAAGTGCGACGTTCCGCCGAACTTGAGGAAGTCGACGCCCTTGTCGAGATAGCGGTTGATCGCGGCGCGCAGCGAGTCGGGCTCGAGGTTCACGAGCTCCTCGCCGGCCCCCTGCGCGATGGCGTCGTTCATCTGCTCCTGGAAGAGCGACAGATTCTCCTGTGGCCGCCCGGTGAAGGAGAACGAGAAGGGACCGCCCCAGCCAACGATGTTCCCCGCCACATACATGCGCGGCCCGGGCACCTCGCCGCGCCGGATTGCATCGCGCGCGGCAATGAGCGGCGCCAGCATCCCGTACGAGTCGCGCACCGTCGTCACGCCAACCTTGAGGTGCGCCTGCGCCGCCTCGATCGCCACGTCGGTGAAACGATCCTGGTAGCGTGCGAAGTTCTCCAGCCCGCTGTAGATGGAAGCGTGGATGTTGGCGTCCACGAAGCCCGGGGTGATCCACCTGCCCGCGACATCGATGACGCGCGCCCCGCGAGGAATGGGCGTCGTGGCGCGCGCGCCCACCGCGTCGAGACGCGCGCCGCGCACCACCACCACGCCATCGACGATCGGCGCGCGCCCCGTGCCATCGATGACCGTGGCCCCGACGAAGGCAAGCAGCGTATCGGGGCGAGCCGGCCGCCCTCCGCTCCCCTGCGCGCCTAACGCCGAGCCGGCGAGCGACAGGAATGGCGTCACCACGAGCATGCGGCGGAGCGCGCGAGGTGCGAGAATCGCGCGAGGTGCGAGAATCGCGCGAAGCGCGCGAAGCGCGCGAAGCCCAGGAAGCGCGCGAAAACGGGCGAAAGACGAGCGTCGATTCATGAGGCACAGTGCGGAAGGATCGCGAGAACATGCCCCCCACGAATCCCGTCCACAACCCGCGCCCTTGACAGGAAAGAGACAGCAGCGGCAATTGCCACACGCTGCCCCGCACTCACGCTGCCCCGCACTCACGCTGCCCCGCACACGCGCAAAGCCGCCGCGCCGACGCCCATAGAACTCCCGTCTCCCGTCTCCCGTCTCCCGTCCCCGTCCCCGTCCCCGCCCCACGTGCCCCTCTCTCCCGAGCAGTCCGCCGCCACCGCCGCCGTTACCCTCGACGAGCCCTGGTCCCTCATCGAGCGCTTCACGACGCTCAAGCGCGAGCACCCGGACGACGTGAACACCGCGGCCGAGGAGATCGTTGCACGCCTAACGCGACTCGGCGTTCCGGTCGAGGTGCACCGCCCCTCGCTCTTCCTCTCCCTCCCGGGAACGGCCAATGTCGCCGTGGGGGCGCAACGCTTTCGCGCCAAGCCGATGGCGATGTCGGTCCCTTATCCCGAGGGCGTCACCGCCCCGCTGGCCTACGTGCCGGCACGCTACGCCCGCAACGCCGACGAGATGTTCACCAAGGGCTTCGTGAGCGACGCCGAGGTGGACCTGCGCGGCAAGATCGTACTCAGCGAAGGGTTCGGAATGCCCGGCAAGGTGTCGTACTTCCAGGAACGCGGCGCCATCGGGATGATAGCCGTGAACCCCGGACACAATCCGCACTGGGGGATCTGCACCACGGTGTGGGGGACGCCCGACCTGCGTGACCTCCCGCGCAAGCCACGCATGGCCGTCGTCGCGGTGAACAACCCCGATGGACAGGCGCTCATCGAGATGGCCAAGGCCGGCGCCAGCGTCACGCTCACCAGCAACGTCACCGAAGGGTGGTGGGAATCGCCCATCCCCGTCGTCACGATCCCCGGAACCGAGGAGCCGGAGAGCTTCGTCCTCCTGCACGGGCACTACGACTCGTGGGACTACGGAATCGGCGACAACGCGGTCGGCGACGCCACGCTCCTCGAGATCGCCCGCGTCCTGTGGGCACAGCGCACCTCGCTCAAGCGCAGCGTGAAGATCGCCTGGTGGCCCGGCCACTCCACGGGACGCTACGCCGGGAGCACCTGGTTCGCCGATCACTTCGCCCTCGAGCTCTACGAACACTGCATTGCACAGGTGAACTGCGACTCCCCCGGATGCCGCTGGGCCACCGAGTACAAGGACATCTCGTGGATGGACGAGACCGAGGCGTTCTGCCAGGGAATCATTCGCGATGTCACGGGCCAGGAGTCGCAGGGCGAGCGTCCGCACCAGGCGGGAGACTACTCATTCAACAACATCGGGATCTCGTCGTTCTTCATGCTCCTCTCGACGATGAAGGATTCGCATCGCGAGGAGCTGGGCTACTACGCCGTCGGCGGGTGCGGCGCCAACATCGCCTGGCACACCGAGGAAGACCTCATCCACATCGCCGACCGCGAGATCCTGCTCAAGGACATCAGGATCTACCTGGCATCGGTGATGGGGGTCGCCAACGCGACCATCGCCCCGTTCAACTTTCGCAAGACGCTGGCGACGTTTTCCGGTACGCTGGACAAGTACCAGGCGCCGGTGATCGGGATCCACGACTTCGCGCGTGCCCGCGCCGCCATTGCCGCGCTCGACGCCTCGCTCGAGACGTTAGGCACGTTCGCGTGCAAGGCCGCGGCGGGGCGCGTCACGGACCCCGGCGTGCGCAAGGTGAATCGCGCCCTGCGGCGACTGGCACGCCTCCTGGTCCCCGTGAACTACACGCGCGGCCCCGCCTTCTTCCACGATCCCGCGGAGACGACGCCGGCACTCCCCGACCTCTCGCCGGCGCTCACCGCCCCCTCGATGTCGCCGTGGGAGCAGGGCTTCCTGCGCACGCAGCTCCTGCGCGGTGAGAACCGCCTCGTGGCCGCATTGCGCGACGCGCGTCGCGAGGTGGAGGAGGCAATGGCGTGACCCTCGCCCCTACGCACGGCGTGCAGCGTCACGCGCGACCCGGCGTGCCGGCGTTGCGCCGCGCGGGCGCGACGCGACGCCTGGGCGCAATGGCCGCACTCGCGCTCCTGGGGGCGTGCGGCGGGGGCGCGGCGAGTGACCGGGACAGTGGCGCCAGCGGGTCGAGCGTCGCCAGCAGCGGCGGGACGCTTCGCATCCCGATCATCAACGACCCGATCCTCGATCCCGTCATCGCGCCGGACATCGGGTCGGTGATGGTCAACAAGGTCCTCTTTCCCGGGCTGGTACGCCCCGACGAGGAGCTGCGCCCCGCCCCCGACCTCGCGCTGAGCTGGACCACGAGCGACGACGGCCTAACGACGACATTCAAGCTTCGCCCCGGCGTCACCTGGCACGACGGCAAGCCGTTCACCGCCGACGACGTCAAGTTCACCTTCGACCAGATCCTCGACCTGTCGTCGGGGTCACGGCTGCGGTCGGACTTCGCGGCGCTCGCCGGCGTCGAGGTTCTCGACTCGCTCACCGTCACCTTTCGCTTCAAGGCGCCGTTCGCGCCGTTCCTCACCCTGCTTGGCTACAACGCCGGGATCCTCCCCAAACACCTGCTGCAGGGGCGGCCGCTGAGCGCATCGACCGACTTCAACCGGCGCCACCCGGTGGGGACCGGACCGTTCAAGGTCGCGAGTATCGCCCCCGGCGCCTCGATCACGATGGTACGCAACCCGACGTACTACGGTGACACCCCGCGGCTCGATCGCATCGTCTTCAAGGTCGTGCCCGACCTCAACGCGCAGGTGGCGCAGCTGCGCGCCGGGGAACTCGACATCATCACGCTGGAGCCGGCCAACCTCGCCAGCGTCCAGGGCGTGCGCGGCGTCGACGTCCTGCAGGTCCCGGTCGTGCAGCACTACTACGTTGGCTTCAACGTGGCCCGGGCGCGCTTTCGCTCGCCGCAGCTGCGCCGAGCGCTGGCGATGTCGGTGAACCGCGACGCGATCATCAAGGGGGTGCTGCGCGGCTATGGCGACCTGGCGCGCGGGACAATCCCCGTCGCGCTCAAGGACTACTTCAGCGACTCGGTCGCCCCGCTCCCGTTCAATCCCGATTCGGCGACGGCGCTCTTTGCAGCTGCCGGCTGGCGCCGCGGCGCCGACGGGATGCTGCGCGACGCGTCGGGTGCCCCGTTCGCCTTCGAGTTGCTCCTGGACAAGGGGAACCCGACGCGCGAGCAGACCGCGCTCGCCGTGCAGCAGGACCTGCGCAAGGCGGGGATCGACGTCACGCTGCGCACCATGGAGTTTGCCGCGCTCGTGCGCGATCGCATCCTCCCCGGCACCTTCGACGCCATCCTCACCTGGTGGACGACGCCGCCCGACCCCGACCAGTACGCCTTCTATTACACGGGGCAGGACAACAACAACGTCCACTGGTCCAACCGCCGCGCCGACTCGCTCCTCGCGCTCGGGCGCTCCACGCTCGACACCGCGGCTCGGCGCGCGGTCTACCGCGCCTTCCAGTCGCTGGAGACCGTCGACCCGCCAGTCCTCGTCCTGTTCTATCCGCGCGAGATCCAGGCGGTCTCGTCGCGGCTGCAAGGGCTCCCGACGCTCGGCATTCGCGATGCGCTCCGCCACAGCGAGCGCTTCGCGATGCGCGCCCAGTAACCCGGGGCAATGGTCGCCTTCCTCCTGCGACGCCTCGCACACGCGCTCCTCGTCCTGTTCGTCGTCGCCACGGTGACGTTCGGCATCGTGCACGCCGCACCTGGCGGCCCCTCGCTCCTCGCCGACCCCAAACTGAGCGTTGCAGAGCGCGCCGCCATCGCGGCGCGACTGGGCGTCGACCGACCGCTCCCCGAGCAGTACCTGCGCTGGCTGGGCGCGCTCGCCCGCGGTGATCTGGGCAATT
This genomic stretch from Gemmatimonadaceae bacterium harbors:
- a CDS encoding cysteine synthase family protein — translated: MASSVPPRPGHRTLRDPVYAERLRSLALLIGNTPLLAVDFTFGGESRTVYAKLESMNMTGSVKDRMALHILRTAAEEGTLTPASLIVEATSGNTGISFSALGRALGHPVAIYMPDWMSSERINLIRSFGADVRLVSRADGGFLGSIALAEGHAARTPGAFLPRQFANQANCAAHELTTGPELWWQLAPHGLAPDAFVAGVGTGGTIMGTGRYLRSNDRSVALYPVEPENSPTLSTGHKVGHHRIQGISDEFIPSIVDLDYLDDPIAIDDGDAIIMAQKLAQDVGLAVGISSGANLLACIVAQERLGRDAVVCTVFSDSNKKYLSTDLMREEPVRADHLSRHVKVHGFRVIPRACALCNHGSDALIEPDESTPASSEAPPDQ
- a CDS encoding amidohydrolase family protein, with protein sequence MLVVTPFLSLAGSALGAQGSGGRPARPDTLLAFVGATVIDGTGRAPIVDGVVVVRGARLDAVGARATTPIPRGARVIDVAGRWITPGFVDANIHASIYSGLENFARYQDRFTDVAIEAAQAHLKVGVTTVRDSYGMLAPLIAARDAIRRGEVPGPRMYVAGNIVGWGGPFSFSFTGRPQENLSLFQEQMNDAIAQGAGEELVNLEPDSLRAAINRYLDKGVDFLKFGGTSHFGFPVFIGFSERAQRAIVDEVHKRALVAETHSTTPEGLLISLRAGVDLVQHPEVLDVPMSDEVVREFVDRKVVCAMLVNTMTGAPWMEYETKRRRDDSTRQARVDSARARGTAQRDLTEAEKRRDQGDRGMAIRRANAQKLIKAGCVTTIATDNYLGLAPEFRRDPKPAWQDPGSGSIAAIEGLVELGMTPMEALVAATRNGALASKALAEYGTLERGKSADLLVLGADPLADIRNIRRLDTVVARGAIIDREALPTKRVWTRPAR
- a CDS encoding M28 family peptidase; the encoded protein is MPLSPEQSAATAAVTLDEPWSLIERFTTLKREHPDDVNTAAEEIVARLTRLGVPVEVHRPSLFLSLPGTANVAVGAQRFRAKPMAMSVPYPEGVTAPLAYVPARYARNADEMFTKGFVSDAEVDLRGKIVLSEGFGMPGKVSYFQERGAIGMIAVNPGHNPHWGICTTVWGTPDLRDLPRKPRMAVVAVNNPDGQALIEMAKAGASVTLTSNVTEGWWESPIPVVTIPGTEEPESFVLLHGHYDSWDYGIGDNAVGDATLLEIARVLWAQRTSLKRSVKIAWWPGHSTGRYAGSTWFADHFALELYEHCIAQVNCDSPGCRWATEYKDISWMDETEAFCQGIIRDVTGQESQGERPHQAGDYSFNNIGISSFFMLLSTMKDSHREELGYYAVGGCGANIAWHTEEDLIHIADREILLKDIRIYLASVMGVANATIAPFNFRKTLATFSGTLDKYQAPVIGIHDFARARAAIAALDASLETLGTFACKAAAGRVTDPGVRKVNRALRRLARLLVPVNYTRGPAFFHDPAETTPALPDLSPALTAPSMSPWEQGFLRTQLLRGENRLVAALRDARREVEEAMA